The following are from one region of the Takifugu rubripes chromosome 16, fTakRub1.2, whole genome shotgun sequence genome:
- the taf1a gene encoding TATA box-binding protein-associated factor RNA polymerase I subunit A isoform X2 has protein sequence MDDLESEVELIDDIPKAQWKKKPKLSLGMRVNETPKETGFHQSTRLCLEQIREAMLHHRWQEAAEYMACYPQILEATTFVSARRDKEVIWRIGTEILHHHPNSKLQDYNIIYERMKHAGFGHYLMMLVYYDNHEEALTVLTNYAYDATFPPNPNAYVYLYKFLKEHDPSARNLMKVLKKLRVLVPSHELMLEYSSLLLQTEKTSNVQKALRVVLEMLDFACWRSNLDVWKLLKAIIQTLQLQDDWEDVVLRNMRERKDWWPMLHFTSMHSIKDSENPKLLKIKSSLAKILCPDLPLQYTTETDATL, from the exons ATGGATGACTTGGAGAGCGAAGTTGAGCTCATTGATGACATTCCTAAAGCACAATGGAAGAAAAAACCTAAGCTCAGTTTGGGAATGCGAGTAAATG AGACACCCAAAGAAACTGGATTTCACCAGAGCACACGATTGTGCCTGGAACAGATCAGAGAAGCCATGCTGCACCATAGAtggcaggaggcagcagaataCATGGCGTGTTATCCACAGATTTTAGAGGCCACCACATTTGTTTCAGCACGGAGAGACAAGGAG GTAATTTGGAGAATTGGCACCGAGATTCTTCACCATCATCCTAACTCAAAGCTTCAAGACTACAACATCATCTATGAACGGATGAAACACGCAGGATTTGGTCATTACCTGATG ATGCTGGTTTATTATGACAATCACGAGGAGGCCTTAACTGTCTTGACTAACTACGCTTATGATGCGACATTCCCACCCAATCCAAATGCATATGTCTACCTGTACAAATTCTTAAAGGAGCACGACCCATCAGCGAGGAACCTGATGAAAGTGTTGAAg AAACTTCGTGTATTAGTACCAAGCCACGAGTTAATGTTGGAGTACAGCTCCCTCCTACTTCAGACAG agaaaacaagtaaCGTCCAGAAAGCTTTGAGAGTGGTTTTAGAAATGCTCGATTTTGCCTGTTGGAGAAGCAACCTTGACGTGTGGAAGCTTTTAAAAGCCATCATCCAAACATTGCAGTTACA AGACGACTGGGAGGATGTTGTCCTCAGAAACATGAGGGAAAGAAAAGACTGGTGGCCCATGCTGCACTTTACCAGCATGCACTCCATCAAGGACTCTGAGAACCCGAAGCTTTTGAAAATCAAATCATCGCTGGCCAAAATCCTCTGTCCTG ACCTGCCGCTTCAGTACACGACAGAGACGGATGCAACGTTGTGA
- the dusp10 gene encoding dual specificity protein phosphatase 10 gives MPPSPLDDRIVVALPRPIRPQELHLRLDTSYLDAITSSGSNSSSSSSDAVISTTVVKIQATANIVTYMPSSKGSTRSLSCGCSSASCCSVTTYERDSQSLSHSPVSASSPNLSYGGPPTPMVSNHEALSTSSLTPGTSKAPSTVRVIHPNELAKRMTCCPMGHPVGPVPVIIDCRTFMDYNKSHIRGAVHINCSDKISRRRLQQGKITVLDLISCREGKDSYKGIFSKEIVVYDESTADPNRLTFSQPLYVVLESLRREGKDPIILKGGLSCFRQSHENLCEHSLHLHEGLDTGAAAGLTGALPHSLPSTPDIENAELTPILPFLYLGNEHDAQDFNLLQRFHVGYILNVTTHLPLYHYDTGLFVYKRLPVTDSNKQNLRQYFEEAFEFIEEAHQAGMGLLIHCQAGVSRSATIVIAYLMKHTWMTMTDAYKFVKTRRPIISPNLNFMGQLLEFEEDLNNGITPRILTPKLIGVETVV, from the exons ATGCCTCCATCTCCCCTCGACGACAGAATTGTGGTGGCTCTGCCAAGGCCGATCCGACCTCAGGAACTCCATTTGCGCCTGGACACCAGCTACCTGGACGCCATCAccagcagcggcagcaacagcagcagtagcagcagcgacGCAGTCATCAGCACCACCGTGGTGAAGATCCAGGCGACAGCCAATATTGTAACGTATATGCCCTCATCCAAAGGCTCCACGCGCTCTTTGTCGTGTGGATGCAGCAGTGCGAGCTGTTGCTCTGTGACTACCTATGAGCGGGACAGCCAGAGCCTCAGCCACAGCCCGGTGAGCGCAAGCAGCCCCAACCTCAGCTATGGCGGACCCCCAACGCCCATGGTCAGCAACCACGAAGCATTAAGCACCTCCAGTCTCACTCCAGGTACTTCTAAGGCCCCGTCAACCGTGAGAGTCATTCATCCCAATGAGCTGGCCAAACGGATGACCTGCTGCCCCATGGGACACCCCGTGGGGCCGGTGCCGGTCATCATCGACTGCCGGACCTTCATGGATTACAACAAAAGCCACATCCGTGGGGCGGTGCACATCAACTGCTCCGACAAAATCAGCCGACGGCGATTGCAGCAGGGCAAAATCACTGTGCTGGACCTCATCTCCTGCCGCGAGGGCAAAGACTCATATAAGGGCATCTTCTCCAAAGAGATCGTGGTTTACGACGAAAGCACTGCGGATCCCAACAGGCTGACGTTCTCCCAGCCTTTGTATGTAGTCCTGGAGTCACTGAGGCGGGAGGGCAAAGACCCCATCATCCTCAAAG gagGCCTTAGCTGCTTTAGACAAAGCCATGAGAACCTGTGTGAGCACTCTCTGCACCTCCACGAGGGTTTGGACACTGGTGCAGCTGCCGGCCTGACTGGGGCACTACCTcactccctcccctccaccccgGACATAGAGAACGCAGAGCTGACTCCCATCCTGCCCTTCCTGTACCTGGGGAACGAGCACGACGCTCAGGATTTCAACCTGCTGCAGCGATTTCACGTCGGCTACATCCTGAACGTGACCACCCACCTGCCGCTCTACCACTATGACACGGGCCTCTTTGTCTACAAGCGCCTCCCTGTCACGGACAGCAACAAGCAGAACCTGCGCCAGTACTTTGAGGAGGCCTTTGAATTTATCG aggaAGCACATCAGGCTGGTATGGGCCTTCTGATCCACTGCCAGGCAGGCGTGTCTCGTTCAGCCACCATCGTGATCGCCTACCTGATGAAGCACACCTGGATGACCATGACGGACGCCTACAAGTTTGTCAAAACCAGGAGGCCCATCATCTCCCCCAACCTCAACTTCATGGgtcagctgctggagtttgaGGAGGACCTCAACAACGGAATAACGCCACGAATCCTCACACCAAAGCTGATCGGTGTAGAAACTGTCGTCTGA
- the taf1a gene encoding TATA box-binding protein-associated factor RNA polymerase I subunit A isoform X1, which produces MDDLESEVELIDDIPKAQWKKKPKLSLGMRVNETPKETGFHQSTRLCLEQIREAMLHHRWQEAAEYMACYPQILEATTFVSARRDKEVIWRIGTEILHHHPNSKLQDYNIIYERMKHAGFGHYLMISLEHAFHLMVNGYIEEAKRQLSIAESWRYGKETAVQHQKSSLIQAYRSLLDYIIWCDKKYKLRHTEYVEPGQSKDMNNYCRQASVNLKEILKIPGVWDPFIISYVEMLVYYDNHEEALTVLTNYAYDATFPPNPNAYVYLYKFLKEHDPSARNLMKVLKKLRVLVPSHELMLEYSSLLLQTEKTSNVQKALRVVLEMLDFACWRSNLDVWKLLKAIIQTLQLQDDWEDVVLRNMRERKDWWPMLHFTSMHSIKDSENPKLLKIKSSLAKILCPDLPLQYTTETDATL; this is translated from the exons ATGGATGACTTGGAGAGCGAAGTTGAGCTCATTGATGACATTCCTAAAGCACAATGGAAGAAAAAACCTAAGCTCAGTTTGGGAATGCGAGTAAATG AGACACCCAAAGAAACTGGATTTCACCAGAGCACACGATTGTGCCTGGAACAGATCAGAGAAGCCATGCTGCACCATAGAtggcaggaggcagcagaataCATGGCGTGTTATCCACAGATTTTAGAGGCCACCACATTTGTTTCAGCACGGAGAGACAAGGAG GTAATTTGGAGAATTGGCACCGAGATTCTTCACCATCATCCTAACTCAAAGCTTCAAGACTACAACATCATCTATGAACGGATGAAACACGCAGGATTTGGTCATTACCTGATG ATCAGTCTCGAACACGCATTTCACCTAATGGTTAATGGTTACATTGAGGAGGCGAAGCGCCAGTTATCTATTGCTGAAAGTTGGAGGTATGGGAAGGAGACCGCAGTCCAGCATCAGAAGTCAAGTTTGATACAGGCATACAGAAGTTTACTGGATTACATCATCTGGTGTGACAAAAAGTACAAGCTTAGACACACAG AGTATGTTGAACCAGGTCAAAGCAAAGACATGAATAACTACTGCAGACAGGCCTCTGTGAACCTGAAGGAGATTTTGAAAATTCCTGGTGTTTGGGATCCCTTTATAATCAGCTATGTAGAG ATGCTGGTTTATTATGACAATCACGAGGAGGCCTTAACTGTCTTGACTAACTACGCTTATGATGCGACATTCCCACCCAATCCAAATGCATATGTCTACCTGTACAAATTCTTAAAGGAGCACGACCCATCAGCGAGGAACCTGATGAAAGTGTTGAAg AAACTTCGTGTATTAGTACCAAGCCACGAGTTAATGTTGGAGTACAGCTCCCTCCTACTTCAGACAG agaaaacaagtaaCGTCCAGAAAGCTTTGAGAGTGGTTTTAGAAATGCTCGATTTTGCCTGTTGGAGAAGCAACCTTGACGTGTGGAAGCTTTTAAAAGCCATCATCCAAACATTGCAGTTACA AGACGACTGGGAGGATGTTGTCCTCAGAAACATGAGGGAAAGAAAAGACTGGTGGCCCATGCTGCACTTTACCAGCATGCACTCCATCAAGGACTCTGAGAACCCGAAGCTTTTGAAAATCAAATCATCGCTGGCCAAAATCCTCTGTCCTG ACCTGCCGCTTCAGTACACGACAGAGACGGATGCAACGTTGTGA